Proteins found in one Mytilus edulis chromosome 2, xbMytEdul2.2, whole genome shotgun sequence genomic segment:
- the LOC139510875 gene encoding uncharacterized protein translates to MFSKRPNYSSGCEERDECNLLNDSTECCDSDFCNDNLPCKVRLNDNPVLSIPYINQDGNVKFNCTFRSSTSRTDVVYKVSWTVDGHPLKNRNGIDEVTLLSSYEHVAILDAYNLNGNLNKMLRCKVEPQCSIGDPLPGSHSNGYWVGIKISPQRIYHTVEQNITLVSTLPVISSDGLHKLYVGPQIESTGQNSTPCKYPFEWDPFTRKYISTIPVRSLPHSFYKTSDKLFFRQLKDLNFPIFRNYNLPIVQIGVSFH, encoded by the exons GAGTGTAATTTACTAAATGACAGCACAGAATGCTGCGATTCAGATTTCTGTAATGATAATCTAC CTTGCAAAGTAAGACTGAACGATAATCCAGTTCTAAGTATACCATACATAAAccaagatggaaatgtgaaatttAACTGTACATTTAGGAGTTCAACATCTAGGACGGACGTTGTGTACAAAGTGTCATGGACTGTAGATGGTCACCCTTTGAAGAACAGAAATGGAATTGATGAAGTTACTTTATTAAGTTCATACGAACACGTTGCTATTTTAGATGCATACAATCTTAATGGAAACCTTAATAAAATG CTCCGGTGTAAGGTTGAACCACAGTGTAGTATTGGTGATCCCTTACCTGGATCACACAGTAATGGCTACTGGGTAGGAATAAAG ATATCACCACAAAGAATATATCATACAGTAGAACAGAATATAACACTGGTATCTACATTGCCAGTAATCAGTAGTGATGGGTTACATAAACTATATGTTGGTCCACAGATAGAAAGTACAg GTCAGAATTCAACTCCGTGTAAATACCCTTTTGAATGGGATCCGTTTACTAGAAAGTACATCAGTACGATACCTGTTCGTAGTCTGCCACACTCATTTTACAAGACTTCCGACAAGTTATTCTTTAGACAACTGAAGGATTTAAATTTTCCAATATTTCGGAACTACAATTTGCCAATTGTTCAGATAGGAGTAAGTTTtcattaa